A genomic stretch from Coffea arabica cultivar ET-39 chromosome 10c, Coffea Arabica ET-39 HiFi, whole genome shotgun sequence includes:
- the LOC113715186 gene encoding beta-galactosidase 16 has translation MDAFCRLSCFYLVVILVTRAGHGAEVTYDGRSLIIDGQRKLLFSGSIHYPRSTPDMWPSLISKAKFGGLDVIESYVFWNLHEPQPGQYDFSGRLDIVRFIKEIQAQGLYACIRIGPFIESEWTYGGLPFWLHDVPGIVFRSDNEPFKFYMQNFTTKIVSLFKSEGLYAPQGGPIILQQIENEYQNVEKGFGDKGPPYVRWAAAMAVGLQTGVPWVMCKQDDAPDPVINACNGRKCGVTFVGPNSPNKPALWTENWTSFYQVYGDKTPLRSAEDIAFNVALFIARKNGSFINYYMYHGGTNFGRTASSYIITSYYDQAPLDEYGFLSQPKWGHLKDLHAAIKLCSHTILSGVATIATLGQQQEAYIYNGESGECAALLLNNDNATTVVVQFQNSSYELPSTSISILPDCKNVAFNTAKVTAQCNERLILPKLKFDSADQWSEFKEVVPTFDETTLRSNSLLEHMNTTKDRSDYLWYTVSVDSSETQPVLSVDSLGHVLHAFVNGAPAGSAHGTHNNPSFTLERTINLSQGLNNISLLSATVGLPDSGAYLERRALGLQRVTIEDKQGTKDLSNSSWGYQVGLLEESSAAQWSKFGASPQPLTWYKVLFDAPEGDDPLSLNLGSMGKGEAWINGQSIGRYWVSFPTADGSPSQTWYHIPRSFLQPKGNQLVLFEEESGNPLQITIGSVSRNKECALVSNSNLLHVNSSKNHKRNS, from the exons ATGGATGCATTTTGCAGGTTAAGCTGTTTCTACTTAGTAGTGATTTTGGTGACAAGGGCCGGTCATGGAGCAGAAGTCACTTATGATGGAAGATCACTGATAATTGATGGGCAAAGAAAACTTCTGTTTTCTGGTTCAATTCATTACCCTCGAAGCACCCCTGAT ATGTGGCCATCTTTAATATCAAAGGCCAAATTTGGTGGACTGGATGTGATTGAATCCTATGTGTTTTGGAACCTTCATGAGCCCCAACCTGGACAG TATGATTTCAGTGGGAGACTTGATATAGTGAGATTCATCAAGGAAATTCAAGCTCAAGGTCTCTATGCATGCATTCGGATTGGACCCTTCATTGAGAGTGAATGGACATATGG AGGTCTTCCATTTTGGTTGCATGATGTTCCAGGAATCGTTTTTCGATCTGATAATGAACCCTTTAAG TTTTATATGCAAAACTTCACAACCAAAATTGTCAGCTTGTTCAAATCAGAAGGACTATATGCTCCACAAGGAGGGCCTATCATTCTTCAACAG ATTGAGAACGAGTACCAAAATGTGGAGAAAGGTTTTGGTGACAAAGGTCCCCCTTATGTTCGATGGGCAGCAGCCATGGCCGTGGGACTTCAAACTGGTGTCCCATGGGTAATGTGCAAGCAAGATGATGCTCCCGATCCCGTG ATAAATGCGTGTAATGGAAGGAAATGTGGAGTGACATTCGTAGGGCCTAATTCGCCTAACAAACCAGCACTCTGGACAGAGAACTGGACAAGTTT CTATCAAGTTTATGGCGACAAGACCCCCTTAAGATCAGCAGAGGACATTGCATTTAATGTTGCTTTATTTATAGCAAGGAAGAACGGAAGCTTTATAAACTACTACATG TATCATGGAGGCACCAATTTTGGCAGGACAGCGTCATCATACATAATCACAAGTTATTATGATCAAGCTCCTCTTGATGAATATG GTTTTCTAAGCCAACCAAAATGGGGTCATCTCAAGGATTTACATGCAGCGATAAAGCTATGCTCACATACAATACTCTCAGGAGTAGCAACTATAGCAACATTGGGTCAGCAGCAGGAA GCCTACATATACAATGGAGAATCAGGGGAATGTGCAGCTTTACTTTTGAACAATGACAATGCAACAACAGTGGTGGtgcaatttcaaaattcttcttatGAACTACCTTCAACATCAATCAGCATTCTACCCGATTGCAAGAACGTAGCCTTTAATACCGCCAAG GTAACCGCTCAATGTAATGAGAGATTGATTTTaccaaaattgaagtttgacTCAGCCGACCAGTGGAGTGAATTCAAAGAAGTTGTTCCCACATTTGACGAGACCACACTGAGGTCAAACTCATTGTTAGAGCACATGAATACTACAAAAGACAGATCCGATTACCTCTGGTATACTGTCAG TGTTGATTCATCAGAAACTCAGCCAGTGCTTAGTGTAGACTCTTTGGGACATGTTTTACATGCATTTGTAAATGGAGCACCTGCAG GTTCTGCACATGGAACTCATAACAACCCATCTTTTACACTAGAAAGAACTATCAATTTAAGTCAAGGGTTGAACAATATCTCCTTACTCAGTGCAACAGTTGGATTACCG GATTCAGGAGCATATCTTGAGCGCAGGGCTCTCGGATTGCAGAGAGTTACTATAGAAGACAAACAAGGGACCAAGGACCTTAGCAATTCGTCCTGGGGATATCAG GTGGGATTGCTGGAAGAATCAAGTGCAGCTCAGTGGAGCAAATTTGGTGCTTCTCCTCAACCACTAACATGGTACAAG GTTCTGTTTGATGCTCCTGAGGGTGATGATCCATTATCATTAAATCTTGGCTCCATGGGGAAAGGTGAAGCATGGATCAATGGGCAGAGTATAGGTAGATACTGGGTCTCATTTCCCACAGCTGATGGCTCTCCCTCACAGACTTG GTACCATATACCAAGATCCTTTCTTCAACCCAAAGGCAACCAGTTGGTCTTGTTTGAAGAAGAATCTGGGAACCCGCTTCAAATTACAATTGGCTCTGTGTCAAGGAATAAAGAATGTGCACTGGTATCAAATTCGAATTTGCTGCATGTAAATTCGTCGAagaatcacaaaagaaattcatga
- the LOC113715187 gene encoding berberine bridge enzyme-like D-2, with translation MKKFMILGSDKPLTFLVLVIISIFITSFAVPSLCTAPLIETCLVDYGVKNFTLFPSNHAHGEDTRAYYGFLNFSIQNLRFAEPSMPKPMAIIMPESKEQLVMTVLCCRKGSWEIRVRCGGHSYEGTSSIATDGSAFVIIDLMNLNRVSVDLESQVAWVEGGATLGQTYYAISEASKDHGFSAGSCPTVGIGGHIAGGGFGLLSRKYGLAADNVEDALLVDADGRVLDREAMGEEVFWAIRGGGGGIWGIICAWKIKLLKVPETVAGFILSRPGTKRYVERLVHKWQHVAPKLSDGYYLSVFVGYGLPETAPTIGLSATFKGFFLGPKREALSELNKAFPELHVREGDCKEMSWIESVVYFSGLKPAGSSSSMSISQLNDRYVIDKLFFKAKSDYVRTPISSRGIRAAIDILEKEPKGYVILDPYGGFMEKTDTESIAFPHRKGNLFSIQYMVEWNEKDEQQNRSNGYINWIRGFYGSMSTFVSSAPRAAYINYMDLDLGVMNTSNEMELLMLNGNAPSSDAVERARVWGEKYFLSNYDKLVRAKTLIDPLNVFRHQQGIPPLSTSTS, from the coding sequence ATGAAGAAATTCATGATCTTGGGAAGTGATAAACCACTAACCTTTCTTGTCCTTGTAATTATTAGCATCTTCATCACTTCATTTGCAGTCCCTTCATTGTGTACTGCTCCCCTGATTGAAACTTGTTTGGTTGATTATGGGGTCAAGAACTTCACCCTCTTCCCAAGTAATCATGCCCATGGTGAAGACACGAGGGCTTACTACGGCTTCCTCAATTTTTCCATTCAGAATCTTAGGTTCGCAGAACCCTCGATGCCTAAACCAATGGCCATCATCATGCCAGAGAGCAAAGAGCAGCTAGTCATGACTGTGCTGTGCTGTAGGAAAGGATCTTGGGAGATTAGAGTCAGGTGCGGGGGACACAGCTACGAGGGGACTTCCTCGATTGCTACAGATGGCTCTGCTTTTGTCATCATCGACCTGATGAATCTGAACCGAGTTTCGGTGGATTTGGAATCCCAAGTGGCTTGGGTGGAAGGAGGCGCCACTCTAGGCCAAACTTACTATGCAATTTCAGAGGCCAGCAAAGATCATGGATTCTCAGCAGGCTCTTGCCCGACGGTGGGGATTGGCGGGCACATTGCAGGAGGGGGTTTCGGTTTGCTGTCCAGGAAATACGGGCTGGCTGCTGATAACGTGGAGGATGCACTCCTGGTGGATGCTGATGGGAGGGTTCTGGACCGGGAAGCCATGGGAGAGGAGGTATTCTGGGCTATTCGGGGAGGCGGTGGGGGAATTTGGGGGATCATTTGCGCTTGGAAGATTAAGTTACTGAAGGTCCCTGAAACCGTGGCAGGTTTCATATTGTCTCGACCTGGCACCAAAAGGTATGTTGAGAGGCTAGTGCACAAGTGGCAGCATGTTGCACCAAAGCTGAGTGATGGTTACTATCTATCAGTTTTTGTTGGTTATGGTTTGCCGGAAACAGCACCAACCATTGGATTATCAGCAACATTCAAAGGGTTTTTCTTGGGTCCTAAAAGGGAAGCCTTGTCTGAATTGAACAAGGCCTTTCCGGAGCTACATGTCCGAGAAGGAGATTGTAAGGAAATGAGCTGGATTGAATCCGTAGTCTATTTCTCCGGATTGAAACCAGCAGGAAGCAGCAGCTCCATGTCTATCTCTCAGTTAAACGATCGCTACGTTATAGACAAGTTATTTTTCAAGGCTAAATCAGACTACGTGAGGACCCCGATTTCGAGTAGGGGAATCAGGGCTGCAATAGACATATTAGAGAAAGAACCAAAAGGATACGTGATCTTAGATCCTTATGGGGGATTCATGGAAAAAACTGACACTGAATCCATCGCTTTCCCTCACCGAAAAGGCAACCTTTTCTCAATTCAGTACATGGTGGAGTGGAATGAAAAGGACGAGCAGCAGAACAGGAGCAATGGTTACATAAACTGGATACGAGGATTCTACGGTTCAATGAGCACTTTTGTTTCATCAGCACCCAGAGCTGCTTACATCAATTACATGGATCTTGACCTTGGTGTGATGAACACTAGCAATGAAATGGAATTGCTAATGCTAAATGGGAACGCCCCATCTTCAGATGCTGTGGAAAGGGCCAGAGTTTGGGGTGAGAAGTATTTCTTGAGTAACTATGATAAACTAGTGAGAGCAAAAACTCTCATTGATCCGCTCAATGTTTTTAGGCATCAACAGGGCATTCCTCCCTTGTCAACGTCCACTTCCTGA